A DNA window from Carboxydocella sporoproducens DSM 16521 contains the following coding sequences:
- a CDS encoding IS3 family transposase, producing MFFRKRPEEVKPCQLYRYISIRRKCWNVKEMCRVLGVSESGYYRSLRASDKPKRRELLLVRIKEIIRQNEDNDNYGARRIHLALIQEGVKASYSSVYRAMKQNGLIKKPKLHPNGITREDAEAHKSENLIQRNFTAETPKQKWPADITEVPCSDGKLYVAAVLDCFNGEIVGLAMDDNMRKELCIQAFESACKSRNARGMIFHSDRGSQFTSYAFRESLARFGAIQSMSGTGRCYDNARMESFFATLKKEKLYRIRTERFTMSFVKTVIFRYIMIYYNRQRIYTSNPDGWPPAIYRERYLGIAA from the coding sequence GTGTTTTTTCGCAAAAGACCGGAAGAAGTAAAACCGTGCCAGCTTTATAGATATATCAGCATTAGACGGAAATGTTGGAACGTTAAGGAAATGTGCCGAGTACTAGGGGTCAGCGAATCAGGATATTATCGCAGCCTGAGAGCTTCGGACAAACCGAAACGTCGAGAGCTTCTTCTGGTCAGGATAAAAGAAATCATTAGACAAAATGAGGATAACGATAATTATGGCGCCCGGCGAATCCATTTGGCACTTATTCAGGAAGGTGTAAAGGCCAGCTATAGCTCTGTATACCGAGCAATGAAGCAAAACGGGCTAATAAAGAAGCCTAAGCTACATCCAAATGGTATTACCCGTGAGGATGCAGAAGCCCATAAGAGCGAAAACCTGATTCAGCGCAACTTTACTGCGGAAACACCGAAACAAAAGTGGCCGGCGGACATTACTGAAGTACCATGTTCAGACGGCAAGTTATATGTAGCAGCAGTCTTGGACTGTTTTAATGGTGAAATCGTTGGGTTGGCAATGGATGATAATATGAGGAAGGAGCTCTGTATACAAGCTTTTGAGAGTGCTTGCAAATCGAGAAACGCTCGTGGCATGATATTTCACAGCGACAGGGGCAGTCAATTTACAAGCTACGCTTTCAGGGAAAGCCTTGCTCGCTTTGGTGCGATTCAAAGCATGAGTGGGACAGGCCGCTGCTATGATAATGCTAGGATGGAAAGCTTTTTTGCAACGTTAAAGAAGGAAAAACTATATCGGATCCGTACTGAGCGTTTTACAATGTCTTTCGTCAAAACTGTTATTTTTCGATATATAATGATTTACTACAACAGGCAGAGGATATATACTTCAAACCCGGACGGTTGGCCTCCAGCGATATACCGTGAGAGGTATCTGGGAATAGCAGC